Proteins encoded in a region of the Gammaproteobacteria bacterium genome:
- the dtd gene encoding D-aminoacyl-tRNA deacylase produces MIGLLQRVSYAKVEVNSEVVGQIEHGLLVLLGIERGDHESSADRLLQRLLSYRVFEDDEKKMNLSLQQVNGGLLLVPQFTLPADTRKGTRPSLTPAAAADQGARLYHYFVQQAQQQHPDVAAGEFAADMQVSLTNNGPVTFWLQAK; encoded by the coding sequence TATTACAGCGTGTTAGCTACGCAAAAGTAGAGGTTAATAGTGAGGTGGTTGGGCAAATAGAGCACGGCCTGCTGGTGCTACTCGGCATTGAGAGAGGCGATCATGAAAGTAGCGCAGACCGACTACTGCAACGCCTGCTCAGTTACCGAGTATTTGAGGATGACGAAAAGAAAATGAACCTTAGCCTGCAACAGGTCAATGGCGGTCTATTGCTGGTGCCGCAATTCACCCTGCCCGCAGATACCCGCAAGGGAACTCGACCCAGCCTCACGCCCGCAGCCGCAGCCGATCAAGGGGCACGCCTCTACCACTACTTTGTACAGCAAGCTCAGCAACAACACCCAGACGTTGCAGCAGGAGAATTTGCGGCGGATATGCAGGTCTCACTGACCAACAATGGCCCGGTTACCTTTTGGTTACAGGCAAAATAG